The following are from one region of the Rosistilla carotiformis genome:
- a CDS encoding tetratricopeptide repeat protein yields MMSPVQPNAKPLLSHAIALLTLASWVGLLLQWRTPAGDAILVFARVDVLVCSLFLSLPLALEWLRRGRSASPGISAAAMFCGWGSTAALMVWAASTLPRGEFSEWSLVAIRGAIGLCVASGSVGFANLVARLAGDRRDRDPSMSPDGDIERVLSAWPRRTIFAGLWILVPAVYAHAVAADLQKALTESLQNQRIALAARQADQLSQLVPTQTIDGTPLVTLLPQLQQRRTQLIDQLADAAEPTSLGEIAQQITTLVQLERHGEALRRIEPLTHGANFHPVALDYQGLCFQRMERPEESMAAYRRSLEFWMSQPDSDAKTAGLVSGYKGIGFAARRLQMRLLEEQAYQQLVEIAPTGEHHFLLAQCYREHQKTRLASEQFQAAMQRDPSMQSQIEAILATLSMDHFSCLSVPR; encoded by the coding sequence ATGATGTCGCCGGTTCAACCTAACGCAAAACCGCTGCTCTCCCACGCGATCGCGCTGCTAACGCTCGCTTCGTGGGTCGGGCTGCTGTTGCAATGGCGAACACCTGCCGGGGATGCGATCCTCGTTTTTGCACGGGTCGACGTCTTGGTTTGCTCGCTATTTTTAAGTCTCCCGTTGGCGTTGGAATGGCTGCGCCGCGGGCGTTCCGCTTCGCCGGGGATCAGCGCCGCGGCGATGTTCTGCGGCTGGGGGAGCACCGCCGCACTGATGGTTTGGGCCGCCAGTACCCTGCCCCGCGGCGAGTTCAGCGAGTGGAGTCTCGTTGCGATTCGAGGAGCGATCGGTCTTTGTGTGGCCAGCGGTTCGGTTGGTTTTGCGAATCTGGTCGCTCGCCTTGCTGGCGACCGTCGCGACCGCGATCCGTCGATGTCGCCCGACGGCGATATCGAACGCGTCCTATCGGCGTGGCCACGCCGGACGATCTTTGCGGGGCTGTGGATCTTGGTTCCCGCAGTTTACGCACACGCGGTCGCCGCCGACTTACAGAAAGCGTTGACCGAATCGCTGCAGAACCAGCGGATCGCGTTGGCCGCGCGGCAAGCGGATCAATTGAGTCAGCTGGTACCAACACAAACAATCGACGGGACTCCGCTTGTCACTCTGCTGCCGCAACTGCAACAGCGGCGAACGCAATTAATCGATCAACTGGCAGACGCTGCCGAACCGACTTCGCTTGGCGAGATTGCCCAGCAGATCACCACGCTAGTCCAGTTGGAACGCCACGGCGAAGCGCTGCGGCGGATCGAACCGCTGACCCACGGAGCCAACTTCCATCCGGTGGCGCTCGATTATCAGGGGCTCTGTTTCCAGCGGATGGAGCGGCCCGAAGAGAGCATGGCAGCCTATCGGCGGTCTCTGGAGTTCTGGATGTCACAGCCCGATAGCGACGCTAAGACGGCGGGACTGGTCAGCGGATACAAAGGCATTGGATTCGCTGCGCGGCGGCTGCAGATGCGATTGCTGGAAGAGCAGGCGTATCAGCAGCTTGTCGAAATCGCACCGACTGGCGAGCATCACTTTTTGTTGGCCCAGTGTTATCGCGAACATCAAAAGACGCGACTGGCGTCCGAACAATTTCAGGCGGCGATGCAGCGGGATCCAAGCATGCAAAGCCAGATCGAAGCGATTTTGGCGACGCTGTCGATGGATCACTTTAGTTGTTTAAGCGTCCCGCGGTGA
- a CDS encoding S1C family serine protease: MNYSRSILTIAILCGLMGPAFAQLTPASLVNDRAAPRPEIDIPGEIAVLQSMSRVVKHVARVAKPSVVHLEARKTETKRGRSEEFDEAGSGAIVEIDGSFYVLTNRHVVFGAKESQVTVRLSDGRELHPIRIISDSSTDVAIMEVRGEDLEIAQLGDSDRVDIGDFVLAIGSPFGLSHSVTFGIISAKGRRDLTLGEERIELQDFFQTDAAINPGNSGGPLLNLQGEVIGLNTAIASSSGGSEGIGFAIPINMVMLVARQLATVGRLQRSYLGVSLDPDFGPETAIRLGVRRPRGALVKKVTPNSPAAQGHLQHDDLIQRFNGVEIEDDDHLVNQVGLTPIGQEVAVVLLREGKQYQTTLTVTARP; the protein is encoded by the coding sequence ATGAACTATTCAAGATCGATCCTGACTATCGCGATCCTTTGCGGACTGATGGGGCCAGCTTTTGCTCAGCTGACTCCCGCCAGTCTTGTAAACGATCGTGCCGCTCCCCGTCCGGAGATCGATATCCCAGGCGAAATCGCTGTTCTGCAAAGTATGAGTCGTGTGGTGAAGCATGTCGCTCGGGTCGCCAAGCCGAGCGTGGTTCATCTGGAAGCCCGTAAGACCGAAACCAAACGTGGCCGCAGCGAGGAGTTCGACGAAGCCGGTTCGGGGGCGATCGTCGAGATCGATGGAAGTTTTTACGTGCTGACCAATCGGCACGTGGTCTTTGGAGCCAAGGAGTCGCAGGTTACGGTTCGGTTAAGCGATGGTCGCGAACTGCATCCGATACGAATCATTAGTGATTCGAGCACCGATGTGGCGATCATGGAGGTGCGTGGGGAGGACTTGGAAATCGCCCAACTGGGCGATAGTGACCGTGTCGACATCGGTGACTTTGTTCTGGCGATTGGCAGCCCTTTCGGCCTCAGCCACTCGGTGACCTTTGGGATCATCAGTGCAAAGGGGCGTCGTGATCTGACATTGGGCGAAGAGCGAATCGAATTGCAGGACTTCTTTCAAACCGACGCGGCCATCAATCCCGGCAACAGCGGTGGCCCGTTGTTGAATCTTCAGGGAGAAGTGATTGGGCTCAACACCGCGATCGCCAGCAGCAGCGGCGGCAGCGAAGGGATCGGATTTGCGATTCCAATCAATATGGTGATGCTTGTGGCGCGTCAGCTCGCCACTGTGGGCAGGCTGCAGCGATCTTATCTGGGGGTTTCGCTGGATCCTGACTTCGGTCCAGAGACTGCTATTCGATTGGGGGTTCGTCGGCCGCGTGGCGCGTTGGTCAAAAAGGTGACGCCTAATTCGCCAGCGGCTCAGGGACACCTGCAACACGACGACCTTATCCAGCGGTTCAATGGCGTTGAGATCGAGGATGATGACCACCTGGTCAATCAAGTCGGCCTGACTCCTATCGGCCAAGAGGTGGCTGTGGTTCTCCTGCGCGAGGGGAAGCAGTATCAAACAACATTGACCGTCACCGCGCGACCCTAA
- a CDS encoding multiheme c-type cytochrome — MRRDKAIPKKQRVVAAEENTSPQLRLTTKIPAAAAIGILLAFGVVALLVADTIWPVPPVPSADASALGATSDSLAEPPQVKAWKGMIDQHFAGDAACASCHPKQAAAQLRSGHSRTAVAMLDSDFASELLAGPPYQDSRRSQTFEFTSHRDRFMVRDADDPDLPSLPVTWLLGSGTHAQTPIFVDQRAQRGVEMRWSFLANRGGIGLTPEHEKFDQYEAKSLQCYGRPMDAGDVRSCLGCHTTVGPPAQLSIQNDLYVANVGCERCHGPRKQHAQLAQQGRGEESKPLVQYASAEDYIDACAQCHRDESSVSPTAQPHELVRFQPYGLKRSRCYLESPDKLTCSTCHDPHDTVSHDRTVYIQQCQQCHQSGHDSLCTASPQGDCIDCHMPATEWTAGIAFHDHEIRIHEALAPKHSTPQVKP; from the coding sequence TTGAGAAGAGATAAAGCCATCCCAAAGAAGCAGCGCGTTGTTGCGGCAGAGGAAAATACTTCGCCGCAGCTTCGTCTGACAACCAAGATTCCGGCCGCTGCGGCGATCGGAATCTTGTTGGCGTTTGGCGTTGTCGCCCTCTTGGTCGCCGATACGATCTGGCCTGTTCCGCCAGTCCCATCGGCCGACGCGTCGGCGCTTGGGGCGACATCGGATTCATTGGCGGAGCCTCCGCAAGTCAAGGCGTGGAAGGGAATGATCGACCAGCACTTCGCTGGCGATGCCGCGTGCGCCAGTTGCCATCCCAAGCAAGCGGCTGCGCAGCTTCGCTCGGGACACTCTCGCACCGCAGTGGCCATGCTCGATTCGGACTTCGCATCCGAACTGCTTGCGGGGCCGCCCTACCAGGACTCGCGGCGTTCCCAGACCTTTGAATTCACTTCACACCGCGACCGCTTCATGGTTCGCGACGCCGACGATCCCGATCTGCCATCGCTTCCGGTCACCTGGCTGCTCGGTTCGGGGACGCATGCTCAGACACCGATCTTCGTCGACCAGCGGGCTCAGCGCGGTGTGGAAATGCGTTGGTCGTTCCTCGCCAATCGAGGCGGGATTGGGCTGACACCCGAACATGAGAAGTTCGATCAATACGAAGCCAAATCGCTGCAGTGTTACGGCCGGCCGATGGATGCCGGCGATGTTCGCAGCTGCCTTGGTTGTCACACCACCGTCGGGCCGCCCGCTCAGCTGTCGATCCAAAACGATCTGTATGTCGCCAATGTCGGTTGCGAACGCTGTCACGGGCCGCGGAAGCAGCACGCCCAGCTCGCGCAGCAGGGACGCGGTGAGGAATCCAAGCCGCTGGTCCAGTACGCGTCTGCCGAAGACTATATCGATGCCTGCGCCCAGTGCCACCGCGACGAGAGTTCGGTCTCGCCGACGGCACAGCCGCACGAACTGGTTCGCTTTCAGCCGTATGGTTTGAAGCGCAGTCGGTGTTATCTCGAATCACCCGACAAGCTAACCTGTTCGACCTGTCACGATCCCCACGACACCGTCTCGCACGACCGCACCGTCTACATCCAGCAATGCCAACAGTGCCATCAATCGGGACACGATTCATTGTGCACCGCCAGTCCTCAAGGCGATTGCATCGATTGCCATATGCCGGCCACCGAGTGGACGGCGGGGATCGCGTTCCATGATCACGAGATCCGAATCCACGAGGCTCTCGCACCAAAACACTCCACGCCACAGGTGAAGCCTTGA
- a CDS encoding TraR/DksA family transcriptional regulator translates to MARTQAILKLRQLLVRRRDALRRVLAGDLSSLNELREQSHGDVLDAASDTARDELSSQLAEVESRELGQIDDALARMRDGSYGSCDGCGKVIPVARLQIVPYATECIECKRKSEGTDTGGGWSWSRPQNGSEVDSV, encoded by the coding sequence ATGGCACGTACACAAGCTATCTTGAAGTTGCGACAATTGCTCGTTCGACGGCGGGATGCATTGCGTCGAGTTCTGGCGGGCGATCTGAGTTCGCTGAATGAACTTCGCGAGCAGAGCCATGGCGATGTCCTCGACGCTGCGTCGGACACGGCGCGCGACGAACTGAGTAGCCAATTGGCGGAAGTCGAGAGCCGCGAGTTGGGGCAAATCGACGACGCGCTAGCCCGGATGCGCGATGGATCTTACGGTAGCTGTGATGGGTGTGGCAAAGTAATTCCGGTCGCCCGACTGCAGATCGTTCCCTACGCGACCGAATGCATCGAATGTAAACGCAAAAGCGAAGGGACCGATACCGGAGGGGGATGGTCCTGGAGCCGCCCACAAAACGGTAGCGAAGTCGATAGCGTGTAG
- a CDS encoding ABC transporter substrate-binding protein, with translation MPIASSLDPRNRLAIARTLCLCVLTLLGTHRTALGQNDAQGPVPSGMELLDVEPFDIVRFTEKAGGGAVRTILFDFPNRKLPVNPKGKLVMSLVGLEGNKYEADWKDIETIELWEKRLQVEVQKMIAEKRFDDAYPLLAILLRDYPQVEGLDQLRTDYMYRNAADSLKRGAYKHTLAMLESLRQHDPSFNTEIVLRVIGAVTDKLIQELVDGGQLEYAQKLHARLENDYRNAEISSIPKWAEIFLKMAAEKRDAALAARERGDMRSARALSRESYAIWPRIEGGKALIAKIDAEYPLVNVGVLQTATVFDPTRIDNWSARRAGRLLYRTLFEISGAGPEGGEYDFLFGDLEVSDDRKELYFDIDLNNLPPALATANSFNVSELLMNRARPDHPDYSAPWAALLNRIEIPTLTKITAYLNRPHVVPTALLQRKIDGGVFEGEPDSPTGSYRFDLQEDGVTRYVYTGTDLQPHQPREVVEIELADSGDAVSGLLRGELDVVDQLFPADADRLRQDPRVSVINYPLPSVHMLVPCSDHHFLADRTFRRALLYAIDRETILSGELLANKSVQGCQVLSGPFPAGIELNDPLAYAYDETIQPRPYEPRLGNLLITMAKQQADALAKRNKEKPPELKPIRIGYPATDIANVAVEAIKTQLSLLGELKVETIKLPPGQTWPEPGQCDLVYVMASVWEPVADARRIVGPDGLAKSDSQLVGMGLRMLEMSKNWKDVRDGLRELHRISHHELPVLPLWQLVDSYAFRKDIRGVGRSNVTLYQSLDNWRLSSSTK, from the coding sequence CCCAATCGCAAGCTGCCGGTCAATCCCAAAGGCAAATTGGTCATGAGCCTGGTCGGCTTGGAGGGAAACAAATACGAAGCGGATTGGAAAGATATTGAAACGATCGAACTGTGGGAAAAACGCCTGCAGGTCGAAGTGCAAAAGATGATCGCGGAGAAACGATTCGACGACGCCTATCCGTTGCTGGCGATTCTGCTGCGCGATTACCCGCAAGTCGAAGGACTCGACCAATTGCGGACCGACTACATGTATCGCAACGCCGCCGATTCGTTGAAACGAGGTGCGTACAAACACACGCTGGCGATGCTCGAATCGCTCCGCCAGCACGACCCTTCGTTTAATACGGAGATCGTTTTGCGAGTCATCGGCGCAGTGACCGATAAACTGATTCAAGAACTGGTCGATGGCGGACAACTCGAATACGCGCAAAAGCTGCACGCCCGACTGGAGAACGATTATCGCAATGCCGAGATCTCGTCGATTCCCAAGTGGGCCGAGATATTTTTGAAGATGGCCGCCGAAAAGCGAGACGCCGCATTGGCGGCCCGTGAGCGGGGCGACATGCGATCGGCGCGCGCTTTGTCGCGAGAGAGCTACGCGATCTGGCCGCGGATCGAAGGGGGCAAAGCATTGATCGCCAAGATCGACGCCGAATACCCGCTCGTCAATGTCGGCGTGCTGCAGACCGCGACGGTCTTCGACCCGACACGGATCGACAATTGGTCGGCTCGTCGTGCCGGACGCTTGCTGTATCGAACACTGTTCGAAATCAGTGGCGCTGGCCCCGAAGGGGGCGAATACGATTTTCTGTTTGGTGACTTGGAGGTCAGCGATGACCGCAAGGAACTGTATTTTGACATCGACCTGAACAACCTCCCCCCGGCGCTGGCGACCGCAAATTCCTTTAACGTCTCCGAATTGCTGATGAACCGCGCCCGTCCCGACCATCCCGACTATTCGGCCCCCTGGGCAGCGTTGTTAAACCGTATCGAAATCCCAACACTCACAAAGATCACCGCCTATTTGAATCGTCCGCACGTGGTCCCTACCGCCTTGCTTCAACGCAAGATCGATGGCGGTGTCTTCGAAGGCGAACCCGATTCGCCGACCGGATCGTATCGCTTCGACCTGCAAGAAGACGGAGTCACACGATACGTTTATACGGGAACGGATTTGCAGCCCCATCAACCGCGAGAGGTCGTGGAAATCGAATTGGCCGATTCGGGCGATGCCGTCTCGGGCCTGCTGCGTGGAGAATTGGACGTTGTCGATCAATTGTTCCCCGCCGACGCCGATCGGCTGCGGCAAGATCCGCGCGTCAGTGTGATCAACTATCCCTTGCCATCGGTTCACATGCTGGTTCCCTGTTCGGACCACCACTTTCTTGCCGATCGAACCTTCCGCCGGGCGCTGCTTTATGCCATCGACCGCGAAACGATTCTCAGCGGCGAACTGCTGGCCAACAAATCGGTGCAGGGCTGCCAAGTGCTTTCGGGGCCGTTCCCCGCGGGGATCGAATTAAACGACCCGTTAGCCTACGCCTACGATGAAACGATCCAACCGCGACCCTATGAACCGCGTCTGGGCAATCTTTTGATCACGATGGCGAAACAGCAAGCCGATGCGTTGGCGAAACGAAACAAAGAAAAGCCGCCGGAGCTGAAGCCGATTCGCATCGGTTACCCCGCCACCGACATCGCCAACGTGGCGGTTGAAGCGATCAAGACACAGCTTTCGCTGTTGGGTGAATTGAAAGTTGAAACGATCAAGCTGCCCCCCGGACAAACCTGGCCCGAACCGGGCCAATGCGACTTGGTCTATGTCATGGCAAGCGTCTGGGAACCGGTCGCCGATGCGCGGCGGATCGTGGGCCCCGATGGGCTCGCAAAATCCGATAGCCAATTGGTCGGGATGGGATTGCGGATGCTGGAGATGTCCAAAAACTGGAAAGATGTCCGCGACGGGCTCCGCGAATTGCATCGCATCTCGCACCACGAACTGCCCGTCTTGCCGTTGTGGCAACTTGTCGATTCGTACGCTTTCCGCAAGGACATCCGCGGCGTCGGCCGCAGCAATGTCACGCTGTATCAATCGTTGGACAACTGGCGACTCTCCTCGAGCACAAAATAA
- a CDS encoding ABC transporter ATP-binding protein: MSKLVVEQVSKQYETRTDPLVVLRDVSLQLEAGQNAAIIGPSGSGKSTLLHILGSLDRPTSGSVKLDDVDPYALDEEAIALFRNQRIGFIFQEHHLLPQLSVIENVLVPSLAHGKPSAARIQRAQELLERVGLSGRLEHLPSELSGGERERVAVARALLCEPTLVLADEPTGNLDRNTAETVGRLLVDLQKQENAMLIVVTHSMALADLMQQRYELIDGGLQVVDGVAG, from the coding sequence ATGAGCAAGTTGGTTGTCGAACAGGTTAGTAAGCAATATGAAACGCGGACCGATCCCTTGGTCGTGTTGCGGGATGTTTCGCTGCAATTGGAAGCGGGGCAAAACGCGGCGATCATCGGTCCCAGCGGTTCGGGGAAAAGTACGCTGTTGCACATCCTCGGTTCGCTCGACCGACCGACTTCGGGGAGCGTGAAACTCGACGATGTCGACCCCTACGCGTTGGATGAAGAAGCGATCGCGCTGTTTCGCAACCAACGGATCGGCTTCATTTTTCAAGAGCATCATCTGCTGCCGCAGTTGTCGGTGATCGAAAACGTGCTGGTCCCGTCGCTGGCTCACGGCAAGCCGTCGGCGGCGAGGATCCAGCGAGCACAAGAGCTCTTGGAACGCGTGGGGCTAAGCGGTCGGTTGGAGCATTTGCCGAGCGAGCTTTCCGGAGGCGAGCGCGAACGCGTCGCGGTCGCTCGCGCATTGTTGTGCGAACCGACACTGGTGCTGGCTGACGAACCGACGGGGAACTTGGATCGCAACACCGCCGAGACTGTGGGACGATTGTTGGTCGATCTGCAGAAGCAGGAAAACGCGATGTTGATCGTCGTGACCCACAGTATGGCCTTGGCCGATCTGATGCAGCAGCGCTACGAATTGATCGACGGCGGGCTGCAAGTGGTGGACGGCGTCGCCGGTTAA
- a CDS encoding DUF1559 family PulG-like putative transporter, giving the protein MGFTLVELLVVIAIIGILVGLLLPAVQAAREAARRMQCQNNMKQLGLALHNHMDTFGTLPPGWVNYDESANRYKTGGWQHGQNEMGWHWLALLLPYVEQPGLWDLVEDCEADRPTGTQNPCDHCESIDPTFFGREQLPAFSRCPSAVTLSKQFSDGGYGLEALGKGSNYAASWGSGNMLSWESSATRGAFGTYYTTQEKFNTPAVTRADRYQHSKGMGSQDLTDGLSNTVALSEIIGTDGLTGTSSTDIRGVWMSPAMGATIFSAFLNPNSRERDVIAACDEAIPDDRFPLLACTEERDTENVYAAARSFHPGGVNTAMADGSVRFFSETVDNVAVWRPLNTAQNGEVVSE; this is encoded by the coding sequence ATGGGGTTCACCCTCGTGGAACTGCTGGTCGTGATCGCGATCATCGGCATCCTTGTCGGGTTGTTGCTGCCTGCAGTCCAAGCGGCTCGCGAAGCGGCTCGGCGGATGCAGTGCCAAAACAACATGAAGCAACTTGGGTTGGCGTTGCACAACCACATGGATACCTTCGGCACGCTGCCACCAGGTTGGGTTAACTACGACGAATCGGCCAATCGCTATAAAACCGGCGGCTGGCAGCACGGCCAAAACGAGATGGGCTGGCACTGGCTGGCGCTCCTTCTGCCATATGTCGAACAACCTGGTCTGTGGGATCTGGTCGAGGACTGTGAAGCCGACCGCCCTACGGGAACCCAGAACCCTTGCGACCACTGCGAATCGATCGATCCGACCTTCTTCGGTCGCGAGCAGCTACCCGCCTTCTCTCGCTGCCCTTCGGCCGTGACACTCTCCAAGCAATTCAGCGACGGCGGCTACGGCCTCGAAGCCCTGGGCAAAGGGAGCAACTATGCGGCCAGCTGGGGCTCGGGCAACATGCTCTCTTGGGAAAGCAGTGCCACTCGCGGTGCATTTGGCACCTACTACACCACGCAGGAAAAGTTCAATACTCCCGCAGTTACCAGAGCTGATCGCTATCAGCACTCCAAGGGGATGGGTAGCCAGGACTTGACCGATGGATTGAGCAATACCGTGGCGTTGAGCGAGATCATTGGCACCGACGGGCTTACGGGAACCTCCAGCACCGACATCCGCGGCGTTTGGATGTCGCCAGCGATGGGAGCTACGATTTTCAGCGCCTTCCTGAATCCTAACTCACGCGAACGGGACGTGATCGCCGCTTGTGATGAAGCGATCCCAGACGACCGCTTTCCTCTGCTGGCATGCACCGAAGAACGCGACACCGAAAACGTCTATGCCGCCGCGAGAAGCTTTCATCCCGGAGGCGTGAATACCGCGATGGCCGATGGATCGGTTCGGTTCTTCTCCGAGACGGTCGATAACGTTGCCGTCTGGCGTCCGTTGAACACCGCCCAAAACGGCGAAGTCGTCTCGGAATAA